In the genome of Ignavibacteria bacterium, one region contains:
- the hppD gene encoding 4-hydroxyphenylpyruvate dioxygenase: METLTEVKKEKAENSKEQEDFLPLKRIDHLEFYVGNAKQSAFFYQYCMGFQLTGYSGLETGNRDKASYLLEQGKIRFVLSSPLTDDNFIAAHHKRHGDGVRDIAMEVDDATKSFEETVKRGAKPVQDPTRYEDGEGVLIKSAIQTYGDTIHSFIERKNYNGHFMPGFVPAHHKAVKGITDVGLRAIDHIVGNVELGYMNEWVKFYAHTMGFNQLISFDDKDISTDYTALMSKVMQNGTGKIKFPINEPAQGKKKSQIEEYIDFYKGAGAQHIAMATPDILNTVTELQKRGIEFLTIPTTYYRELQDRVGKIDENIEDLERLGILVDRDEDGYLLQIFSKPIEDRPTVFFEIIQRKGARSFGKGNFKALFEAIEREQELRGTL; encoded by the coding sequence ATGGAAACATTAACGGAAGTAAAAAAAGAAAAAGCTGAGAACAGTAAAGAACAGGAAGATTTTCTTCCTCTGAAAAGGATTGACCATCTGGAGTTTTATGTCGGAAATGCAAAACAATCTGCGTTTTTTTATCAATATTGCATGGGTTTCCAGCTAACCGGTTATTCAGGACTTGAAACCGGTAACAGAGACAAAGCGTCTTATCTGCTTGAGCAGGGTAAAATTCGTTTTGTTTTATCTTCGCCTCTCACCGATGATAACTTTATTGCAGCGCATCATAAACGCCATGGTGACGGCGTTCGTGACATTGCAATGGAGGTTGATGACGCAACAAAATCCTTTGAAGAAACAGTTAAACGCGGCGCTAAGCCTGTTCAGGACCCTACAAGATATGAAGACGGTGAAGGTGTGCTAATTAAATCTGCCATTCAGACTTATGGTGATACGATTCATTCGTTCATCGAACGTAAAAATTATAACGGACATTTTATGCCTGGTTTTGTTCCTGCCCATCATAAAGCAGTTAAAGGGATTACCGACGTCGGCTTGCGTGCAATTGACCATATAGTGGGCAACGTTGAACTTGGGTATATGAATGAATGGGTGAAGTTTTATGCGCATACAATGGGATTTAATCAATTGATTTCATTTGATGACAAAGATATATCGACAGATTACACTGCTCTAATGAGCAAAGTTATGCAGAACGGAACAGGAAAAATTAAATTTCCGATTAATGAACCTGCTCAGGGAAAAAAGAAATCACAAATTGAAGAATACATTGATTTCTATAAGGGTGCCGGCGCCCAGCATATTGCAATGGCAACTCCAGATATTTTGAATACCGTAACTGAACTTCAGAAACGCGGTATAGAATTTTTAACAATTCCTACTACCTATTATCGCGAATTGCAGGACAGAGTAGGAAAGATTGATGAAAATATTGAAGACTTAGAAAGATTGGGTATTCTTGTTGACAGAGATGAGGACGGATATTTATTGCAGATATTCAGCAAACCCATAGAAGATAGACCGACTGTATTTTTTGAGATAATACAACGCAAAGGTGCAAGAAGCTTCGGCAAAGGGAACTTTAAAGCTCTTTTTGAGGCAATTGAAAGAGAACAGGAACTTCGCGGAACATTATAA